One segment of Anopheles stephensi strain Indian chromosome 3, UCI_ANSTEP_V1.0, whole genome shotgun sequence DNA contains the following:
- the LOC118511183 gene encoding probable arginine--tRNA ligase, mitochondrial isoform X2 — protein MAQVYRKLLSEKVSRIGGANFHIPMAALNFTYNKPSQTPELQVLAQYLGNKYDKASSPNGIELCGFGKGEHLINITTEMRSGKQWAKVSLDRTKLVQTVLASKPLTEQYNPASSETIVVEFSSPNIAKPFHAGHLRSTIIGNFVSNINEFLGNRVVRLNYLGDWGTQFGYLALGVQLKGLSPADIHNNPIKCLYEAYVHAYEAVRNDPKMHEVAMNIFSRMEQGTADDLHKWQEYRDYTVQELEELYRRLGVAFTGYEWESQYGVNKIRNVLEMMERYSILKDQTDGRKVVHLQHRTIPIVKSDGSGMYLLRDIAALLDRHDRFTFQKCFYVVENGQSDHFASLCDIAQLLQLPYANGIGHIKFGRIHGMSTRRGKVVFLKDILHEAQQLVREKQRDSPTTKTSSIDDPEVCDILGTSAVIINDLKQRRMKDYNFDWSKILRMEGDSGIKLQYTHCRLASLLQTQSSAEEILDIQCDGSSLMEPEALDLVCQLANFKPICYQAQETAEACILVAYLFRLCKSINLALKSLPVKQESDRKKREQRILLYSRAKLVLHTGLELLGLRPLNEM, from the exons AAG GTGTCGCGTATAGGCGGGGCGAATTTTCACATACCGATGGCGGCACTAAACTTCACGTACAACAAACCATCTCAAACGCCCGAGCTGCAAGTTTTAGCGCAGTATTTAGGAAACAAATACGACAAGGCATCGTCCCCCAATGGAATTGAGCTTTGTGGCTTTGGAAAAGGCGAGCATCTAATCAACATTACTACGGAAATGCGATCCGGTAAGCAGTGGGCAAAGGTTTCGTTGGACAGAACGAAGCTTGTACAAACGGTGCTTGCCAGTAAACCATTAACCGAGCAATACAATCCTGCCAGCAGCGAAACTATTGTTGTAGAATTCAGTTCGCCCAACATTGCAAAACCATTCCACGCAGGTCATCTGCGGTCGACCATTATAGGAAATTTTGTTTCGAACATAAATGAGTTTCTCGGTAACAGAGTGGTACGGCTTAATTACCTTGGTGACTGGGGCACACAGTTTGGCTATCTGGCTCTAGGAGTTCAGCTGAAAGGACTTTCACCGGCGGATATACATAACAATCCCATCAAATGTTTGTATGAGGCATACGTGCACGCGTACGAGGCAGTTCGGAACGACCCAAAAATGCATGAAGTAGCGATGAACATCTTCTCCCGTATGGAACAAGGCACCGCAGATGACCTACACAAATGGCAAGAGTATCGCGACTACACCGTCCAAGAGTTGGAGGAATTGTATCGGAGGCTCGGTGTGGCGTTCACTGGATACGAGTGGGAATCACAGTATGGGGTGAACAAAATAAGAAATGTCCTCGAGATGATGGAACGTTACAGCATACTAAAAGACCAAACGGATGGTCGTAAAGTTGTGCATCTGCAGCATAGAACTATTCCGATTGTGAAGAGCGACGGTTCCGGGATGTACCTTTTGCGTGACATTGCTGCCCTGCTCGATCGACATGACCGATTCACATTTCAGAAATGTTTTTATGTGGTCGAAAATGGCCAGAGTGATCATTTTGCATCGTTATGCGATATAGCACAGCTACTTCAGCTGCCCTACGCTAACGGTATCGGGCACATAAAATTTGGTCGAATACATGGAATGAGCACTAGGCGGGGAAAGGTGGTGTTTTTGAAAGACATTCTACACGAGGCCCAACAGTTGGTGCGGGAAAAACAACGTGACTCGCCCACCACCAAAACCAGCTCAATCGACGACCCGGAAGTTTGTGATATCCTGGGTACCAGTGCGGTCATTattaacgatttaaaacaaCGGCGCATGAAGGACTACAACTTTGATTGGTCTAAAATTCTTCGCATGGAAGGCGACTCAGGAATTAAGTTGCAGTATACCCATTGCCGTTTGGCCAGTCTTCTCCAAACGCAGTCATCGGCAGAGGAAATCCTGGATATTCAGTGCGATGGCTCATCTCTAATGGAACCGGAAGCTCTGGATTTGGTTTGTCAGTTAGCCAATTTTAAACCAATTTGCTACCAAGCTCAGGAAACGGCCGAAGCATGTATACTCGTCGCTTATCTTTTCCGACTATG CAAATCAATTAACCTGGCCCTCAAAAGTTTGCCGGTTAAGCAAGAATCCGACAGAAAGAAACGGGAACAGCGAATACTGTTGTACAGCAGGGCAAAGTTAGTTCTGCACACTGGATTAGAACTGTTAGGCTTAAGACCGTTAAATGAAATGTGA
- the LOC118511187 gene encoding uncharacterized protein LOC118511187, with protein MAVGGRVTGRLGYGNGYSDGRSYAGINEEIMYVSIGMGIIIAILICIALCYIARENCKNKREYYITA; from the exons ATGGCGGTTGGAG GGCGTGTTACGGGTCGTCTTGGTTACGGGAATGGATATTCTGACG GGCGCTCCTATGCCGGAATCAACGAGGAAATTATGTACGTAAGCATAGGAATGGGAATTATCATTGCCATTCTGATTTGCATCGCACTGTGCTACATCGCCCGagaaaattgtaaaaacaaGCGAGAATATTACATTACGGCCTAA
- the LOC118511186 gene encoding uncharacterized protein LOC118511186 has translation MANRIRCFRFETWTGALKGSINGSILCSVLPIHAEALFSHMAGPGPRSCPNRCPEAQKDCIGLRDIQKSSKSLQYNPMGSTTQRYRNTKSVRPLPLQQTTSILYRKLQYFA, from the exons ATGGCCAATCGTATTCGGTGCTTCCGTTTCGAAACATGGACTGGAGCGTTGAAAGGCTCCATAAATGGCTCTATTCTCTGCTCCGTGCTCCCGATACATGCAG AGGCACTGTTTAgccacatggcaggaccgggtccCAGGTCCTGTCCGAATCGATGCCCTGAAGCACAGAAAGACTGTATTGGACTACGTGACATTCAGAAGTCTAGTAAATCATTGCAGTATAACCCGATGGGTAGTACAACCCAACGATACAGAAATACTAAATCAGTAAGACCATTACCACTACAGCAGACCACTTCCATACTATATCG caaactGCAGTACTTTGCGTAG
- the LOC118511183 gene encoding probable arginine--tRNA ligase, mitochondrial isoform X1: protein MDGRTIMCRNVYILVSLVRSPPTRSTQKQHRKWHKYIVSRIGGANFHIPMAALNFTYNKPSQTPELQVLAQYLGNKYDKASSPNGIELCGFGKGEHLINITTEMRSGKQWAKVSLDRTKLVQTVLASKPLTEQYNPASSETIVVEFSSPNIAKPFHAGHLRSTIIGNFVSNINEFLGNRVVRLNYLGDWGTQFGYLALGVQLKGLSPADIHNNPIKCLYEAYVHAYEAVRNDPKMHEVAMNIFSRMEQGTADDLHKWQEYRDYTVQELEELYRRLGVAFTGYEWESQYGVNKIRNVLEMMERYSILKDQTDGRKVVHLQHRTIPIVKSDGSGMYLLRDIAALLDRHDRFTFQKCFYVVENGQSDHFASLCDIAQLLQLPYANGIGHIKFGRIHGMSTRRGKVVFLKDILHEAQQLVREKQRDSPTTKTSSIDDPEVCDILGTSAVIINDLKQRRMKDYNFDWSKILRMEGDSGIKLQYTHCRLASLLQTQSSAEEILDIQCDGSSLMEPEALDLVCQLANFKPICYQAQETAEACILVAYLFRLCKSINLALKSLPVKQESDRKKREQRILLYSRAKLVLHTGLELLGLRPLNEM from the exons GTGTCGCGTATAGGCGGGGCGAATTTTCACATACCGATGGCGGCACTAAACTTCACGTACAACAAACCATCTCAAACGCCCGAGCTGCAAGTTTTAGCGCAGTATTTAGGAAACAAATACGACAAGGCATCGTCCCCCAATGGAATTGAGCTTTGTGGCTTTGGAAAAGGCGAGCATCTAATCAACATTACTACGGAAATGCGATCCGGTAAGCAGTGGGCAAAGGTTTCGTTGGACAGAACGAAGCTTGTACAAACGGTGCTTGCCAGTAAACCATTAACCGAGCAATACAATCCTGCCAGCAGCGAAACTATTGTTGTAGAATTCAGTTCGCCCAACATTGCAAAACCATTCCACGCAGGTCATCTGCGGTCGACCATTATAGGAAATTTTGTTTCGAACATAAATGAGTTTCTCGGTAACAGAGTGGTACGGCTTAATTACCTTGGTGACTGGGGCACACAGTTTGGCTATCTGGCTCTAGGAGTTCAGCTGAAAGGACTTTCACCGGCGGATATACATAACAATCCCATCAAATGTTTGTATGAGGCATACGTGCACGCGTACGAGGCAGTTCGGAACGACCCAAAAATGCATGAAGTAGCGATGAACATCTTCTCCCGTATGGAACAAGGCACCGCAGATGACCTACACAAATGGCAAGAGTATCGCGACTACACCGTCCAAGAGTTGGAGGAATTGTATCGGAGGCTCGGTGTGGCGTTCACTGGATACGAGTGGGAATCACAGTATGGGGTGAACAAAATAAGAAATGTCCTCGAGATGATGGAACGTTACAGCATACTAAAAGACCAAACGGATGGTCGTAAAGTTGTGCATCTGCAGCATAGAACTATTCCGATTGTGAAGAGCGACGGTTCCGGGATGTACCTTTTGCGTGACATTGCTGCCCTGCTCGATCGACATGACCGATTCACATTTCAGAAATGTTTTTATGTGGTCGAAAATGGCCAGAGTGATCATTTTGCATCGTTATGCGATATAGCACAGCTACTTCAGCTGCCCTACGCTAACGGTATCGGGCACATAAAATTTGGTCGAATACATGGAATGAGCACTAGGCGGGGAAAGGTGGTGTTTTTGAAAGACATTCTACACGAGGCCCAACAGTTGGTGCGGGAAAAACAACGTGACTCGCCCACCACCAAAACCAGCTCAATCGACGACCCGGAAGTTTGTGATATCCTGGGTACCAGTGCGGTCATTattaacgatttaaaacaaCGGCGCATGAAGGACTACAACTTTGATTGGTCTAAAATTCTTCGCATGGAAGGCGACTCAGGAATTAAGTTGCAGTATACCCATTGCCGTTTGGCCAGTCTTCTCCAAACGCAGTCATCGGCAGAGGAAATCCTGGATATTCAGTGCGATGGCTCATCTCTAATGGAACCGGAAGCTCTGGATTTGGTTTGTCAGTTAGCCAATTTTAAACCAATTTGCTACCAAGCTCAGGAAACGGCCGAAGCATGTATACTCGTCGCTTATCTTTTCCGACTATG CAAATCAATTAACCTGGCCCTCAAAAGTTTGCCGGTTAAGCAAGAATCCGACAGAAAGAAACGGGAACAGCGAATACTGTTGTACAGCAGGGCAAAGTTAGTTCTGCACACTGGATTAGAACTGTTAGGCTTAAGACCGTTAAATGAAATGTGA
- the LOC118511183 gene encoding probable arginine--tRNA ligase, mitochondrial isoform X3 — protein sequence MAQVSRIGGANFHIPMAALNFTYNKPSQTPELQVLAQYLGNKYDKASSPNGIELCGFGKGEHLINITTEMRSGKQWAKVSLDRTKLVQTVLASKPLTEQYNPASSETIVVEFSSPNIAKPFHAGHLRSTIIGNFVSNINEFLGNRVVRLNYLGDWGTQFGYLALGVQLKGLSPADIHNNPIKCLYEAYVHAYEAVRNDPKMHEVAMNIFSRMEQGTADDLHKWQEYRDYTVQELEELYRRLGVAFTGYEWESQYGVNKIRNVLEMMERYSILKDQTDGRKVVHLQHRTIPIVKSDGSGMYLLRDIAALLDRHDRFTFQKCFYVVENGQSDHFASLCDIAQLLQLPYANGIGHIKFGRIHGMSTRRGKVVFLKDILHEAQQLVREKQRDSPTTKTSSIDDPEVCDILGTSAVIINDLKQRRMKDYNFDWSKILRMEGDSGIKLQYTHCRLASLLQTQSSAEEILDIQCDGSSLMEPEALDLVCQLANFKPICYQAQETAEACILVAYLFRLCKSINLALKSLPVKQESDRKKREQRILLYSRAKLVLHTGLELLGLRPLNEM from the exons GTGTCGCGTATAGGCGGGGCGAATTTTCACATACCGATGGCGGCACTAAACTTCACGTACAACAAACCATCTCAAACGCCCGAGCTGCAAGTTTTAGCGCAGTATTTAGGAAACAAATACGACAAGGCATCGTCCCCCAATGGAATTGAGCTTTGTGGCTTTGGAAAAGGCGAGCATCTAATCAACATTACTACGGAAATGCGATCCGGTAAGCAGTGGGCAAAGGTTTCGTTGGACAGAACGAAGCTTGTACAAACGGTGCTTGCCAGTAAACCATTAACCGAGCAATACAATCCTGCCAGCAGCGAAACTATTGTTGTAGAATTCAGTTCGCCCAACATTGCAAAACCATTCCACGCAGGTCATCTGCGGTCGACCATTATAGGAAATTTTGTTTCGAACATAAATGAGTTTCTCGGTAACAGAGTGGTACGGCTTAATTACCTTGGTGACTGGGGCACACAGTTTGGCTATCTGGCTCTAGGAGTTCAGCTGAAAGGACTTTCACCGGCGGATATACATAACAATCCCATCAAATGTTTGTATGAGGCATACGTGCACGCGTACGAGGCAGTTCGGAACGACCCAAAAATGCATGAAGTAGCGATGAACATCTTCTCCCGTATGGAACAAGGCACCGCAGATGACCTACACAAATGGCAAGAGTATCGCGACTACACCGTCCAAGAGTTGGAGGAATTGTATCGGAGGCTCGGTGTGGCGTTCACTGGATACGAGTGGGAATCACAGTATGGGGTGAACAAAATAAGAAATGTCCTCGAGATGATGGAACGTTACAGCATACTAAAAGACCAAACGGATGGTCGTAAAGTTGTGCATCTGCAGCATAGAACTATTCCGATTGTGAAGAGCGACGGTTCCGGGATGTACCTTTTGCGTGACATTGCTGCCCTGCTCGATCGACATGACCGATTCACATTTCAGAAATGTTTTTATGTGGTCGAAAATGGCCAGAGTGATCATTTTGCATCGTTATGCGATATAGCACAGCTACTTCAGCTGCCCTACGCTAACGGTATCGGGCACATAAAATTTGGTCGAATACATGGAATGAGCACTAGGCGGGGAAAGGTGGTGTTTTTGAAAGACATTCTACACGAGGCCCAACAGTTGGTGCGGGAAAAACAACGTGACTCGCCCACCACCAAAACCAGCTCAATCGACGACCCGGAAGTTTGTGATATCCTGGGTACCAGTGCGGTCATTattaacgatttaaaacaaCGGCGCATGAAGGACTACAACTTTGATTGGTCTAAAATTCTTCGCATGGAAGGCGACTCAGGAATTAAGTTGCAGTATACCCATTGCCGTTTGGCCAGTCTTCTCCAAACGCAGTCATCGGCAGAGGAAATCCTGGATATTCAGTGCGATGGCTCATCTCTAATGGAACCGGAAGCTCTGGATTTGGTTTGTCAGTTAGCCAATTTTAAACCAATTTGCTACCAAGCTCAGGAAACGGCCGAAGCATGTATACTCGTCGCTTATCTTTTCCGACTATG CAAATCAATTAACCTGGCCCTCAAAAGTTTGCCGGTTAAGCAAGAATCCGACAGAAAGAAACGGGAACAGCGAATACTGTTGTACAGCAGGGCAAAGTTAGTTCTGCACACTGGATTAGAACTGTTAGGCTTAAGACCGTTAAATGAAATGTGA